One Conger conger chromosome 18, fConCon1.1, whole genome shotgun sequence DNA window includes the following coding sequences:
- the LOC133117949 gene encoding desmoplakin-like yields the protein MNKLNTALQKQNDDLQKVSQSSHELQIKLGDYNEEIKKSSELQLKNKSQDLAITTHEKVIKDLRSELSSMTAEKRKVEQQVLEQKAEMNSLNATLIKTADELHKVTQSSHELQMKLRDYNEEVKKSAELQQKNKDHYLTIATHEKDIRNLRSELSSIMTEKRKVEQQVLEQKAEIQSLNTTLRKTKDELLIKLREYNDETKKSSELELKNKAFSLEIVTYEKNIKDLKSELNSLSTDKTRVEQHVHQQKTEINNLNSEFRKIKDELQIKLRALNEETKKSSELQMKNRALSLEVVTHEKDITNLKFEFNSVSTEKRKVEQQVYEQKAEMNNHNIMLKKVTDELQKEKQATHELQIKMRDYNEETKKSTEIHQKNKSYDLIIATHEKDLRTLRSDLSSMNAEKRKVEQQVIERKVEINNLNSELRKLKDELQIKLRDLNEETKKSSELQIKNKSLTMEIGTHEKDIKNLKSELSSISTEKKKVEQQVQEQKTEINNLNIRFKKVTDEIQVEKQTSHELHIKMRDYNEETRKSSEIQQKNKSQDLTIATNEKEIRNLRFELNSVSGEKRKIEQQVLEQKAEINNLNVTLKKTSDELQKVTQSSHELQIKLRDYNEEAKKSSEIEQKIKAQDLAIATHEKDIKNLRSELNSVNSEKRKVEQQVNDQKTEINNLNATFKKTTDELHKVTQSSHELQIKLRDSNEEAKKSSGLQLKNKAQDLAIATHEKDIRNLRSELNSRTAEKRKLEQQVVEQKAEITSLTTTLKKTKDELQIKLREHSEESKKSSELQLKITTLSLDIVNNEKDIKNLKSELNSVNTEKRNVEQQVFVQKTEINNLNATLKTTTTELQKVTQDSHELHIKLRDYKEEARKSTELEKKRKSQDLTMVTHEKEMQRLSSELISMNTEKKKVEQQVFEQKAEINHLNVTLKRETDELQKMTQSLQELQIKLRNYNEEIKKSSELQQKNQVLELTITTHENDIRNLKSELNSMNTEKKKLEQQVLQQKAENSNLSTTLKKTTTELQKVTQSSHELQIKLRDYNEEAKKSSGLQLKNKTQEQTITTHEKDIKNLKSELISINAEKKKVERQVLEQKSEISNLNVTLKKTADELQKVSQASHELQIKLRDYEEEIKKSSALQEKNYSLNMSITSNEKDIKKLTYEFNSVSEEKKKVDKKVLEQKSEIDDLTAKLRKAMDELKKETADGQRHSAKVNELQAEVQNYKQTMNDLSGNSEKVAVNLKKEVVALQSVKKVSDQELVTLKAQLNELNAALQKTKDELKKEAQEGKKYGFKITELEKEVQSSKQSFTEVNSSSEKLTLSLKQEISVLQKERSVARGEAQSLMSEVTLLKKKLEQTQEEVKQKQKETSAAQLKAQGLEEQVQNCKQMLEDLKGKLELQKKGHESELEVLRTEMEQKLALQRTETSLKMEREKKSRDNLYTTEVAEREKKYLQEIEQLKTLNQEALKLKKEAQQQVDVLHVKFDKGEKEKSATSQEMIVAKTRIAELEKEKVKLTARIAQTDKSLNEITKDNVTLKQTVAETERKLAIGEKESRSFKEQVSSYIKDVKDLQEKVLKLEVMERECQRNHQCFKDNELAKLKTELMTAKEMVTSQEEELRNLKIQTSSVEAQGMQELTAKKQAQINASSQVEVQKQTQKQTKSQAQELTMKKTTQTSKITQIHSQETHHTVITSDVSVTLSEEMHSGHVTSMTNSSHHKDTQAATTSISSVTLKNEEAGEVAVGVLQHSVMGLVGQKSAIAGIYTEASKKKISFLEASEKGFLAQTYAAEFLEAQAATGQIIDYVTGKTYSVQDALEKGIVEEELKEKLLDAERAVTGYTHGSRVLSVFQAMESRILDRHKGRKIIEVQIATGGLVDPQSGIRVPLDMALEKGLIDKSTLQTLYDPVSNPKAFHNPDTGHKAYYCELLKTCVYDVDGHVFLLPFGSRHVTNVTLARPSRLWVISSSSGTEMSTFEAYRAKLIDRDTYLLLSQQENVWEESTELDSSGGTIHILTDLRSGRQLCIERCLVLKILIVEELQKYRAGLLKINELADLLISRRSVSEDPHSPIAGLWDISQMRRLPVLKGHQQNLLDRLTTVRLLEAQACTGGICDPLLGEKFTVAEALQRGLIDDMMVRQVQLYEQAYRGIAHPRTGVLLSVAQAMQQGLFPRDVGLKCLEFQALTGGLVQPGTLARISVEEAARCGLIDETIATHLTDEKSYAKNLTCPKTKRKISFKEALEKGVYDCHTGLKLLRAVKSHNVGVESSFYYIFTYPYVK from the exons ATGAATAAGTTAAACACAgcacttcaaaaacaaaatgatgacTTGCAGAAAGTGTCCCAATCTTCACATGAGCTGCAGATCAAACTGGGAGACTATAATGAGGAAATTAAGAAATCATCTGAACTACAGCTGAAAAACAAATCTCAGGATCTGGCGATAACCACTCATGAGAAGGTTATTAAGGATCTTAGATCTGAGCTCAGTTCCATGACTGCTGAAAAGAGGAAGGTTGAACAACAAGTCCTTGAGCAGAAAGCTGAAATGAACAGCCTAAATGCAACACTTATAAAGACTGCTGATGAGTTGCATAAAGTTACCCAGTCTTCTCATGAGCTGCAAATGAAACTGAGAGACTATAATGAGGAAGTAAAGAAATCTGCTGAActacagcagaaaaacaaagaTCATTATCTGACAATTGCCACCCATGAGAAGGACATCAGAAATCTTAGATCTGAGCTCAGTTCCATAATGACTGAAAAGAGGAAGGTCGAACAGCAAGTCCTTGAGcagaaagctgaaattcagagtCTAAACACAACACTTAGGAAGACCAAAGATGAGCTGCTGATAAAACTGAGAGAATATAATGacgaaacaaaaaaatcttCTGAACTAGAGCTGAAGAACAAAGCTTTTAGTCTTGAGATAGTTACCTATGAGAAAAACATTAAGGATCTGAAGTCTGAGCTCAATTCTTTAAGTACAGACAAGACAAGGGTTGAACAGCATGTCCATCAGCAGAAAACTGAAATTAACAATCTAAACTCAGAATTTAGGAAGATAAAAGATGAGCTGCAGATAAAATTGAGGGCCCTAAATGAGGAAACTAAGAAATCATCTGAACTACAGATGAAGAACCGAGCCCTTAGTCTGGAGGTAGTCACTCATGAAAAGGATATTACGAATCTTAAATTTGAGTTTAATTCAGTTAGCACAGAAAAGAGAAAGGTTGAACAGCAAGTCTATGAGCAGAAAGCTGAAATGAATAATCACAACATAATGCTTAAGAAGGTGACAGATGAGTTACAGAAGGAGAAACAAGCTACTCATGAGCTGCAGATCAAAATGAGAGACTATAATGAGGAGACAAAGAAATCAACAGAAATACATCAGAAAAACAAATCTTATGATCTGATAATTGCCACCCATGAGAAGGATCTCAGGACTCTTCGGTCTGACTTAAGCTCCATGAATGCTGAAAAGAGAAAGGTTGAACAGCAAGTCATTGAGAGGAAAGTAGAAATTAACAATCTAAACTCAGAACTTAGGAAGTTGAAAGATGAGCTGCAGATAAAATTGAGAGACCTAAATGAGGAAACAAAGAAATCATCTGAACTACAAATTAAGAACAAATCCCTTACCATGGAGATAGGCACGCATGAGAAGGACATTAAGAATCTGAAATCTGAGCTTAGTTCTATaagcacagaaaagaaaaaggttgaACAGCAAGTCCAAGAGCAGAAAACTGAAATTAATAATCTGAACATAAGGTTTAAGAAGGTGACAGATGAGATACAGGTGGAGAAACAAACTAGTCATGAGCTGCATATCAAAATGAGAGACTATAATGAGGAGACAAGGAAATCATCTGaaatacagcagaaaaacaaatctCAGGATCTGACAATTGCCACCAATGAGAAAGAAATCAGGAATCTTCGGTTTGAGCTGAATTCAGTGAGtggtgaaaaaagaaagattgaGCAGCAGGTCCTTGAGCAGAAAGCTGAAATTAACAATCTAAATGTGACACTTAAAAAGACCAGTGATGAGTTGCAGAAAGTTACACAATCTTCACATGAGCTGCAGATCAAACTGAGAGACTATAATGAGGAGGCAAAGAAATCATCTGAAATAGAGCAGAAAATCAAAGCTCAGGATCTGGCGATTGCCACCCATGAGAAAGACATAAAAAATCTTAGATCCGAGCTCAATTCAGTGAATAGTGAAAAGAGAAAGGTTGAGCAGCAAGTCAATGACCAGAAAACCGAAATTAACAATCTAAATGCAACATTTAAGAAGACCACTGATGAGTTGCATAAAGTTACACAATCTTCACATGAGCTGCAGATCAAACTGAGAGACAGTAATGAAGAAGCAAAGAAATCATCTGGCCTACAGCTGAAAAACAAAGCTCAGGATCTGGCTATTGCCACCCACGAGAAAGACATCAGGAATCTTAGATCTGAGCTCAATTCCAGGACTGCTGAAAAGAGAAAGCTTGAACAGCAAGTAGTTGAGCAGAAAGCTGAGATTACCAGTCTAACCACGACGCTTAAGAAGACAAAAGATGAGCTACAGATAAAACTGAGAGAACATAGTGAGGAATCAAAGAAGTCATCTGAACTACAGTTGAAGATCACAACACTAAGTCTGGACATTGTCAATAATGAGAAGGACATTAAGAATCTTAAGTCTGAACTTAATTCTGTAAACACAGAAAAGAGGAATGTTGAACAGCAAGTTTTTGTGCAGAAAACAGAAATTAACAATCTTAATGCAACACTTAAGACAACAACAACTGAGTTGCAGAAAGTTACCCAAGATTCACATGAGCTGCATATAAAACTGAGGGACTATAAGGAGGAAGCAAGGAAATCAACGGAACtagagaagaaaagaaaatctcagGATCTGACAATGGTCACCCATGAGAAGGAGATGCAGCGTCTTAGTTCTGAGCTAATTTCCATGAATactgaaaagaaaaaggttgAACAGCAAGTCTTTGAACAAAAGGCTGAAATTAACCATCTTAATGTGACACTTAAGCGGGAGACTGATGAGTTGCAGAAAATGACCCAGTCTTTACAAGAGCTGCAAATCAAATTGAGAAACTATAATGAGGAAATAAAGAAATCATCTGAACTACAACAGAAAAACCAAGTTCTCGAGCTAACGATTACCACCCATGAGAATGACATCAGGAATCTTAAATCTGAGCTCAATTCCATGAATACTGAAAAGAAAAAGCTTGAACAGCAAGTCCTTCAGCAGAAAGCTGAAAATAGCAATCTAAGCACAACACTTAAGAAGACGACCACTGAGTTGCAAAAAGTGACCCAATCTTCACATGAGCTGCAGATCAAACTGAGAGACTACAATGAGGAGGCAAAGAAATCATCTGGGCTacagctgaaaaacaaaacccaggaGCAAACGATTACCACGCATGAGAAGGACATTAAGAATCTTAAGTCTGAACTCATTTCCATTAatgctgaaaagaaaaaggttgAACGGCAAGTCCTTGAGCAGAAATCGGAAATTAGTAATCTAAATGTAACACTTAAAAAGACAGCTGATGAGCTACAGAAAGTAAGCCAAGCGTCCCATGAGCTGCAGATAAAACTGAGGGACTACgaagaagaaataaagaaatcatcTGCGCTTCAGGAAAAAAACTATTCTCTAAATATGTCCATTACCAGCAATGAGAAGGACATCAAGAAGCTTACATATGAGTTTAATTCTGTTagtgaagaaaagaaaaaggtagACAAGAAGGTCCTGGAACAGAAATCTGAAATCGATGATCTAACTGCAAAACTTAGGAAGGCAATGGATGAGCTAAAAAAGGAGACTGCTGATGGACAGAGACACTCTGCCAAAGTAAACGAGCTGCAAGCTGAGGTTCAGAACTACAAACAGACTATGAATGATCTGAGTGGAAATTCTGAAAAAGTTGCAGTTAATCTTAAAAAGGAAGTAGTCGCTCTACAGAGTGTCAAGAAGGTATCAGATCAGGAACTTGTGACTCTGAAGGCCCAGCTGAATGAGTTGAATGCTGCTCTGCAAAAAACTAAGGATGAACTGAAGAAAGAGGCTCAGGAAGGGAAGAAGTATGGGTTTAAAATCACTGAGCTTGAGAAAGAGGTTCAGAGTAGCAAGCAGTCATTCACCGAGGTTAACTCCAGCTCAGAGAAACTCACCCTGAGCTTAAAGCAGGAAATCTCAGTCCTTCAGAAGGAGAGGAGTGTGGCCAGGGGGGAAGCACAATCACTGATGTCTGAAGTCACCCTCCTGAAGAAGAAACTAGAGCAGACACAGGAAGAGGTCAAGCAGAAGCAAAAGGAGACATCAGCCGCCCAGCTGAAGGCCCAGGGTCTGGAGGAGCAAGTGCAGAACTGCAAGCAGATGCTGGAAGACCTCAAAGGTAAACTGGAACTGCAGAAAAAAGGACATGAGAGTGAGCTGGAGGTGCTCCGGACTGAAATGGAACAGAAGCTAGCACTACAGCGTACGGAGACCAGTCTCAAAATGGAGCGTGAAAAGAAGTCGAGGGATAATTTGTACACCACTGAAGTAGCTGAACGTGAGAAAAAATATCTTCAAGAGATTGAACAGCTGAAAACTCTCAACCAGGAAGCTTTGAAGCTGAAGAAAGAGGCACAGCAGCAGGTGGATGTGCTTCATGTGAAGTTTGataaaggagagaaagaaaaatctgCAACCAGCCAGGAAATGATTGTCGCAAAGACCCGGATCGCTGaattagaaaaggaaaaagtcaaGCTGACTGCGAGAATCGCTCAGACAGACAAAAGCCTTAATGAAATCACAAAAGATAATGTGACGCTCAAACAAACAGTAGCAGAGACTGAGCGGAAACTGGCAATAGGTGAGAAGGAATCAAGATCATTCAAAGAGCAGGTCTCATCTTATATAAAGGACGTGAAAGACCTACAGGAGAAGGTTTTGAAACTTGAGGTGATGGAAAGGGAGTGCCAAAGGAACCATCAGTGCTTTAAAGACAATGAGCTTGCCAAATTGAAGACTGAGCTCATGACAGCAAAAGAAATGGTGACATCACAAGAGGAAGAGCTAAGGAACTTGAAAATACAG ACATCAAGTGTGGAGGCCCAGGGAATGCAGGAACTGACTGCAAAGAAACAAGCACAAATAAATGCTAGCAGCCAAGTGGAAGTTCAAAAGCAAACTCAAAAGCAAACTAAAAGCCAAGCTCAGGAGTTGACCATGAAGAAAACTACACAGACCTCAAAAATCACGCAAATACACTCCCAGGAAACACATCACACTGTAATTACCAGTGATGTATCTGTGACTCTGTCAGAAGAAATGCATTCTGGGCATGTCACATCGATGACTAACTCATCTCATCATAAAGATACACAAGCAGCCACAACCTCCATCTCTTCTGTGACCCTGAAAAATGAGGAGGCAGGCGAGGTAGCTGTAGGTGTGTTACAGCACTCAGTCATGGGCTTGGTTGGTCAAAAATCTGCGATCGCGGGCATTTACACTGAGGCGAGCAAAAAGAAAATCTCCTTCCTGGAGGCTTCTGAGAAAGGTTTCCTAGCACAGACTTATGCCGCAGAGTTTCTGGAAGCGCAGGCAGCCACAGGCCAAATTATAGACTACGTCACAGGCAAAACCTACTCAGTTCAGGATGCTCTGGAGAAAGGTATTGTTGAGGAGGAGCTGAAGGAAAAGCTCCTGGATGCTGAGAGGGCAGTAACTGGCTATACACATGGCAGCAGGGTGCTGTCTGTGTTCCAGGCCATGGAGAGTAGGATTCTGGACAGGCACAAAGGGAGAAAGATCATTGAGGTTCAGATCGCTACAGGTGGACTGGTCGACCCACAGAGTGGCATCCGTGTGCCCCTAGACATGGCTTTGGAGAAGGGCCTTATAGACAAATCCACCCTTCAGACCCTGTATGACCCTGTCAGCAACCCCAAAGCTTTTCATAATCCAGACACAGGGCACAAGGCCTACTATTGTGAGCTTCTGAAGACATGCGTCTATGACGTTGACGGACATGTCTTCCTCCTCCCGTTTGGCAGTCGACATGTCACAAACGTAACCCTTGCCAGACCCTCACGGTTGTGGGTGATTAGTAGCAGTTCTGGCACCGAGATGTCTACCTTTGAGGCATACAGGGCCAAGCTCATTGACAGGGACACTTACCTGTTGCTCTCCCAGCAGGAGAATGTGTGGGAGGAAAGTACCGAATTAGACTCAAGTGGGGGTACCATACACATTCTGACTGACCTCAGGAGTGGGCGGCAGCTTTGCATCGAACGCTGCCTGGTCCTCAAGATCCTAATTGTAGAGGAGCTGCAGAAATACAGAGCAGGGCTCCTCAAAATCAATGAGCTTGCAGACCTTTTGATCTCCAGGAGAAGTGTTTCAGAAGATCCCCACAGCCCGATTGCAGGCCTCTGGGATATCAGCCAAATGAGAAGGCTTCCTGTGTTAAAGGGGCATCAGCAGAACCTGCTGGATAGGCTCACCACTGTTCGGCTACTGGAGGCCCAGGCCTGCACAGGAGGCATCTGCGACCCATTGTTGGGAGAGAAATTCACTGTGGCCGAAGCTCTTCAGCGAGGTCTCATAGATGACATGATGGTCCGCCAGGTCCAGCTGTATGAGCAGGCCTACCGTGGCATTGCTCACCCTAGAACAGGTGTGCTCCTGTCTGTAGCACAGGCCATGCAGCAAGGTCTGTTCCCCAGGGATGTTGGGCTAAAGTGCCTTGAGTTCCAGGCACTGACTGGAGGTCTGGTGCAACCAGGAACTCTGGCCAGAATCTCAGTGGAAGAGGCAGCCCGATGTGGCTTGATAGACGAAACCATCGCCACACACCTGACAGATGAGAAGTCCTACGCCAAGAACCTAACATGCCCTAAGACCAAAAGGAAAATATCATTCAAGGAAGCTTTGGAAAAAGGGGTCTATGACTGTCACACGGGCCTCAAGCTTCTCCGGGCAGTCAAGAGCCACAATGTTGGAGTCGAGTCCTCCTTCTATTACATTTTTACCTACCCGTATGTGAAATGA